One genomic segment of Primulina tabacum isolate GXHZ01 chromosome 9, ASM2559414v2, whole genome shotgun sequence includes these proteins:
- the LOC142555274 gene encoding uncharacterized protein LOC142555274 isoform X1: MYIASVIMVSPSTKLSYFIKEGYIVTCFANSFDVSYNFTKIDLPLIIDAPHHLGAGMGTKVQYKNCLPGYYSMRDLNEDSSSSSWPLFYGDNTVTNGQYFNGYTPRTTIDDHPRYEKDALKRKMLEHETVFRNQVHELHRLYRIQRDMMEEVKKKEFHLQASIEPSSSSSLRGSQKPSEDAQKWQMIGFPTTNSAYGRATILGVEVANSPMSCTIGNDTQPSQFPFKNGSSSKDREGLDSRPLKVRKKLFDLHRPAEEYEDTEEGGGHFEHNSTTSAKSSMKLVLDNQAGVKVPINASASNCHFRGSIGLADLNEPFQYEESMAPSHFDFHGCHSSNGDTKRMNQSAKSSAGHLGAIHEKFLLNSSIGSKVNERDFYEAGFDKSYLSYMSQAPRQDKFPMLNQVNHPSGLLPSVCSRQDLWRDNPHHGADFSENSRDLSHTFFGSPSFTNSRTHSASSLAKSKNGFAQKLTTFEPPFNSAAAVDRGFQSFSQTRDEPFFGGKWRVDASYRLNPGLESEGKIVNGFYHGSASGFKETQALLPLAGFDSLKYSKDDKVVSDRSTNHGFGTFEKRESYNEDSKPALDINLNEVVSSSPNDIVIVEDLNLSHGKIKPEYHLPALPWLRPKPANGNKRCSSYVPDSSNQLCCSRETIGDLNQPVTATDTLAPSDRRVTEKNLNAETQNVEKILGFPIFAMISPKEEPISRVSASTIVNYAAIVSTKRVNRIIDINVECEPDEQIADEEPTVEKPTKNTCYIDLNSFVSDCEDPPVPSFESKNNSVKVTLEIDLEAPVLLESKDDAAEAEKKVPEDISLPVSENNAEPIHDEVLQNAADAMLSISSSCPRVNVSEASLAESLLWFVNAMSLCAVELEHVSGKELRAGVAYPQQEFSKETDEFEEMTLQLLETKKEDHAPKLFVPEVQIEKDEGTSHTLATRSRRGHSRRGRQRKDFQRDILPGLTSLSRHEVTEDLQTFGGIMKATGHQWNSGLTRRNGTRNNGARGRRRLVVETVTTTVPSTVCAPLMPQLNDIESGLEDRSLTGWGKTTRRPRRQRFPAGNTSTVASA; the protein is encoded by the exons ATGTATATTGCTTCAGTTATCATGGTTTCTCCAAGTACGAAGTTAAGTTACTTCATCAAAGAAGGCTATATTGTGACATGCTTTGCCAA CTCATTTGATGTTTCTTACAATTTCACGAAAATTGATCTGCCGTTGATAATTGACGCACCGCACCATCTTGGTGCAG GAATGGGAACAAAAGTACAGTACAAAAACTGCTTGCCAGGATATTACTCCATGAGAGACCTTAATGAGGATTCTAGCAGTAGTAGTTGGCCTTTATTTTACGGAGACAATACAGTAACAAATGGGCAGTATTTCAATGGATACACTCCGAGGACTACAATAGATGATCATCCACGGTATGAAAAGGATGCGTTGAAGCGGAAAATGCTTGAACACGAGACAGTTTTTAGAAATCAG GTACATGAACTCCACCGACTATATAGAATTCAAAGAGACATGATGGAAGAAGTAAAAAAGAAAGAATTTCATCTACAAGCTTCAATAGAgccatcatcatcatcaagtCTTCGAGGGTCTCAAAAGCCATCAGAAGATGCTCAAAAATGGCAGATGATAGGCTTTCCTACGACAAATTCTGCTTATGGTAGAGCAACTATTTTGGGGGTCGAG GTTGCTAATTCTCCCATGAGTTGTACTATTGGTAACGACACTCAGCCCAGTCAGTTTCCATTCAAGAATGGGTCTTCTTCAAAGGATCGTGAAGGATTGGATTCAAGACCTTTGAAGGTGAGGAAGAAGCTCTTTGATCTTCATCGTCCGGCTGAAGAGTATGAAGATACTGAAGAAGGGGGGGGACACTTTGAGCACAATTCAACAACTTCGGCAAAAAGTAGCATGAAGTTAGTGCTCGACAATCAAGCTGGTGTAAAGGTTCCAATAAATGCTTCAGCTTCCAATTGTCATTTTAGGGGCTCGATTGGGTTGGCTGACTTGAATGAACCCTTTCAGTATGAAGAATCAATGGCTCCATCACATTTTGATTTCCACGGTTGTCATTCCAGTAATGGAGACACTAAACGGATGAATCAGTCTGCTAAATCAAGTGCTGGACATCTAGGAGCAATCCATGAGAAATTTTTGTTAAACTCGTCTATTGGAAGTAAAGTTAATGAGAGGGACTTCTATGAAGCAG GATTCGACAAAAGCTACCTCAGTTATATGAGTCAAGCACCGCGACAAGATAAGTTTCCTATGCTTAACCAGGTTAATCATCCTTCTGGATTATTACCATCTGTTTGTAGTAGACAAGATCTTTGGAGAGACAATCCTCACCATGGTGCAGATTTTTCAGAAAACAGTCGTGATCTCTCTCACACATTCTTTGGTTCACCTTCTTTTACCAATTCACGGACACATTCCGCCTCATCTTTGGCGAAGTCAAAAAATGGCTTTGCCCAAAAGTTAACTACATTTGAACCCCCTTTCAATTCAGCTGCGGCAGTGGATAGAGGTTTTCAGTCATTTTCTCAGACTCGGGATGAGCCTTTTTTTGGAGGAAAGTGGCGAGTTGATGCGAGTTATAGATTGAATCCAGGTTTAGAGAGCGAAGGAAAAATTGTAAATGGATTTTACCATGGGTCTGCCTCAGGATtcaaagaaacacaagctctCTTGCCATTGGCTGGCTTTGATTCTCTCAAATATAGTAAGGATGATAAAGTAGTATCTGACCGCTCGACTAATCATGGATTTGGAACTTTTGAAAAACGTGAATCGTATAATGAAGATTCAAAGCCTGCACTAGATATTAACTTGAATGAGGTGGTTTCAAGCTCACCAAATGACATAGTGATCGTGGAAGATCTCAATTTGTCTCATGGAAAGATTAAACCGGAATATCATCTGCCGGCATTGCCTTGGCTTCGACCTAAGCCAGCTAATGGCAATAAAAGATGTTCGAGTTATGTTCCGGATTCTTCCAATCAATTGTGTTGTAGCCGTGAAACAATTGGAGATCTTAATCAACCGGTCACAGCAACAGATACGTTGGCTCCAAGTGATCGTCGAGTTACCGAGAAGAACTTGAATGCCGAGACTCAAAATGTTGAGAAAATTCTTGGTTTTCCCATTTTTGCAATGATTTCTCCAAAAGAGGAGCCGATATCCCGTGTTTCCGCATCTACTATTGTCAATTATGCTGCAATCGTCAGCACCAAAAGGGTGAACAGAATAATTGATATTAATGTAGAGTGTGAGCCAGATGAGCAGATAGCTGATGAGGAACCGACTGTAGAAAAACCAACAAAAAACACATGCTACATTGATTTGAACTCCTTTGTCAGTGATTGTGAAGACCCTCCCGTGCCCTCGTTTGAAAGCAAGAATAACAGTGTCAAGGTAACTTTGGAGATAGATTTAGAAGCTCCCGTTTTACTTGAGAGCAAGGATGATGCCGCAGAGGCCGAAAAAAAGGTGCCAGAAGATATATCATTACCAGTATCAGAAAATAATGCTGAACCTATTCACGATGAAGTTCTTCAAAATGCAGCAGATGCAATGCTTtccatatcatcatcttgtccACGTGTCAATGTATCCGAAGCTTCCTTGGCTGAGTCGCTCCTCTGGTTTGTAAATGCCATGTCATTATGCGCAGTTGAACTCGAACATGTATCTGGTAAGGAATTGCGAGCTGGAGTCGCCTACCCACAGCAAGAGTTTTCCAAGGAGACAGATGAATTCGAAGAGATGACGTTGCAACTACTGGAAACTAAAAAAGAAGACCATGCGCCTAAGCTCTTCGTACCCGAAGTGCAAATAGAAAAAGATGAGGGGACCAGCCACACGTTAGCAACTAGATCACGAAGGGGTCATTCGAGGCGAGGAAGGCAGCGGAAGGATTTCCAGCGGGACATACTTCCTGGTCTAACATCATTGTCAAGGCACGAAGTGACTGAGGATCTTCAAACTTTTGGAGGGATAATGAAAGCCACAGGCCATCAGTGGAATTCAGGATTGACACGAAGAAACGGGACCAGAAACAATGGTGCTAGAGGGAGGCGACGCTTGGTAGTTGAAACTGTCACTACCACCGTTCCAAGCACGGTTTGTGCTCCATTGATGCCCCAACTGAATGACATTGAATCTGGTTTGGAGGATAGGAGCCTAACCGGGTGGGGAAAGACGACAAGACGCCCCCGAAGACAGAGATTTCCGGCAGGCAATACCTCTACTGTTGCATCAGCATAA
- the LOC142555274 gene encoding uncharacterized protein LOC142555274 isoform X2 yields the protein MFWKFKLDGMGTKVQYKNCLPGYYSMRDLNEDSSSSSWPLFYGDNTVTNGQYFNGYTPRTTIDDHPRYEKDALKRKMLEHETVFRNQVHELHRLYRIQRDMMEEVKKKEFHLQASIEPSSSSSLRGSQKPSEDAQKWQMIGFPTTNSAYGRATILGVEVANSPMSCTIGNDTQPSQFPFKNGSSSKDREGLDSRPLKVRKKLFDLHRPAEEYEDTEEGGGHFEHNSTTSAKSSMKLVLDNQAGVKVPINASASNCHFRGSIGLADLNEPFQYEESMAPSHFDFHGCHSSNGDTKRMNQSAKSSAGHLGAIHEKFLLNSSIGSKVNERDFYEAGFDKSYLSYMSQAPRQDKFPMLNQVNHPSGLLPSVCSRQDLWRDNPHHGADFSENSRDLSHTFFGSPSFTNSRTHSASSLAKSKNGFAQKLTTFEPPFNSAAAVDRGFQSFSQTRDEPFFGGKWRVDASYRLNPGLESEGKIVNGFYHGSASGFKETQALLPLAGFDSLKYSKDDKVVSDRSTNHGFGTFEKRESYNEDSKPALDINLNEVVSSSPNDIVIVEDLNLSHGKIKPEYHLPALPWLRPKPANGNKRCSSYVPDSSNQLCCSRETIGDLNQPVTATDTLAPSDRRVTEKNLNAETQNVEKILGFPIFAMISPKEEPISRVSASTIVNYAAIVSTKRVNRIIDINVECEPDEQIADEEPTVEKPTKNTCYIDLNSFVSDCEDPPVPSFESKNNSVKVTLEIDLEAPVLLESKDDAAEAEKKVPEDISLPVSENNAEPIHDEVLQNAADAMLSISSSCPRVNVSEASLAESLLWFVNAMSLCAVELEHVSGKELRAGVAYPQQEFSKETDEFEEMTLQLLETKKEDHAPKLFVPEVQIEKDEGTSHTLATRSRRGHSRRGRQRKDFQRDILPGLTSLSRHEVTEDLQTFGGIMKATGHQWNSGLTRRNGTRNNGARGRRRLVVETVTTTVPSTVCAPLMPQLNDIESGLEDRSLTGWGKTTRRPRRQRFPAGNTSTVASA from the exons ATGTTTTGGAAGTTCAAGCTGGATG GAATGGGAACAAAAGTACAGTACAAAAACTGCTTGCCAGGATATTACTCCATGAGAGACCTTAATGAGGATTCTAGCAGTAGTAGTTGGCCTTTATTTTACGGAGACAATACAGTAACAAATGGGCAGTATTTCAATGGATACACTCCGAGGACTACAATAGATGATCATCCACGGTATGAAAAGGATGCGTTGAAGCGGAAAATGCTTGAACACGAGACAGTTTTTAGAAATCAG GTACATGAACTCCACCGACTATATAGAATTCAAAGAGACATGATGGAAGAAGTAAAAAAGAAAGAATTTCATCTACAAGCTTCAATAGAgccatcatcatcatcaagtCTTCGAGGGTCTCAAAAGCCATCAGAAGATGCTCAAAAATGGCAGATGATAGGCTTTCCTACGACAAATTCTGCTTATGGTAGAGCAACTATTTTGGGGGTCGAG GTTGCTAATTCTCCCATGAGTTGTACTATTGGTAACGACACTCAGCCCAGTCAGTTTCCATTCAAGAATGGGTCTTCTTCAAAGGATCGTGAAGGATTGGATTCAAGACCTTTGAAGGTGAGGAAGAAGCTCTTTGATCTTCATCGTCCGGCTGAAGAGTATGAAGATACTGAAGAAGGGGGGGGACACTTTGAGCACAATTCAACAACTTCGGCAAAAAGTAGCATGAAGTTAGTGCTCGACAATCAAGCTGGTGTAAAGGTTCCAATAAATGCTTCAGCTTCCAATTGTCATTTTAGGGGCTCGATTGGGTTGGCTGACTTGAATGAACCCTTTCAGTATGAAGAATCAATGGCTCCATCACATTTTGATTTCCACGGTTGTCATTCCAGTAATGGAGACACTAAACGGATGAATCAGTCTGCTAAATCAAGTGCTGGACATCTAGGAGCAATCCATGAGAAATTTTTGTTAAACTCGTCTATTGGAAGTAAAGTTAATGAGAGGGACTTCTATGAAGCAG GATTCGACAAAAGCTACCTCAGTTATATGAGTCAAGCACCGCGACAAGATAAGTTTCCTATGCTTAACCAGGTTAATCATCCTTCTGGATTATTACCATCTGTTTGTAGTAGACAAGATCTTTGGAGAGACAATCCTCACCATGGTGCAGATTTTTCAGAAAACAGTCGTGATCTCTCTCACACATTCTTTGGTTCACCTTCTTTTACCAATTCACGGACACATTCCGCCTCATCTTTGGCGAAGTCAAAAAATGGCTTTGCCCAAAAGTTAACTACATTTGAACCCCCTTTCAATTCAGCTGCGGCAGTGGATAGAGGTTTTCAGTCATTTTCTCAGACTCGGGATGAGCCTTTTTTTGGAGGAAAGTGGCGAGTTGATGCGAGTTATAGATTGAATCCAGGTTTAGAGAGCGAAGGAAAAATTGTAAATGGATTTTACCATGGGTCTGCCTCAGGATtcaaagaaacacaagctctCTTGCCATTGGCTGGCTTTGATTCTCTCAAATATAGTAAGGATGATAAAGTAGTATCTGACCGCTCGACTAATCATGGATTTGGAACTTTTGAAAAACGTGAATCGTATAATGAAGATTCAAAGCCTGCACTAGATATTAACTTGAATGAGGTGGTTTCAAGCTCACCAAATGACATAGTGATCGTGGAAGATCTCAATTTGTCTCATGGAAAGATTAAACCGGAATATCATCTGCCGGCATTGCCTTGGCTTCGACCTAAGCCAGCTAATGGCAATAAAAGATGTTCGAGTTATGTTCCGGATTCTTCCAATCAATTGTGTTGTAGCCGTGAAACAATTGGAGATCTTAATCAACCGGTCACAGCAACAGATACGTTGGCTCCAAGTGATCGTCGAGTTACCGAGAAGAACTTGAATGCCGAGACTCAAAATGTTGAGAAAATTCTTGGTTTTCCCATTTTTGCAATGATTTCTCCAAAAGAGGAGCCGATATCCCGTGTTTCCGCATCTACTATTGTCAATTATGCTGCAATCGTCAGCACCAAAAGGGTGAACAGAATAATTGATATTAATGTAGAGTGTGAGCCAGATGAGCAGATAGCTGATGAGGAACCGACTGTAGAAAAACCAACAAAAAACACATGCTACATTGATTTGAACTCCTTTGTCAGTGATTGTGAAGACCCTCCCGTGCCCTCGTTTGAAAGCAAGAATAACAGTGTCAAGGTAACTTTGGAGATAGATTTAGAAGCTCCCGTTTTACTTGAGAGCAAGGATGATGCCGCAGAGGCCGAAAAAAAGGTGCCAGAAGATATATCATTACCAGTATCAGAAAATAATGCTGAACCTATTCACGATGAAGTTCTTCAAAATGCAGCAGATGCAATGCTTtccatatcatcatcttgtccACGTGTCAATGTATCCGAAGCTTCCTTGGCTGAGTCGCTCCTCTGGTTTGTAAATGCCATGTCATTATGCGCAGTTGAACTCGAACATGTATCTGGTAAGGAATTGCGAGCTGGAGTCGCCTACCCACAGCAAGAGTTTTCCAAGGAGACAGATGAATTCGAAGAGATGACGTTGCAACTACTGGAAACTAAAAAAGAAGACCATGCGCCTAAGCTCTTCGTACCCGAAGTGCAAATAGAAAAAGATGAGGGGACCAGCCACACGTTAGCAACTAGATCACGAAGGGGTCATTCGAGGCGAGGAAGGCAGCGGAAGGATTTCCAGCGGGACATACTTCCTGGTCTAACATCATTGTCAAGGCACGAAGTGACTGAGGATCTTCAAACTTTTGGAGGGATAATGAAAGCCACAGGCCATCAGTGGAATTCAGGATTGACACGAAGAAACGGGACCAGAAACAATGGTGCTAGAGGGAGGCGACGCTTGGTAGTTGAAACTGTCACTACCACCGTTCCAAGCACGGTTTGTGCTCCATTGATGCCCCAACTGAATGACATTGAATCTGGTTTGGAGGATAGGAGCCTAACCGGGTGGGGAAAGACGACAAGACGCCCCCGAAGACAGAGATTTCCGGCAGGCAATACCTCTACTGTTGCATCAGCATAA
- the LOC142555274 gene encoding uncharacterized protein LOC142555274 isoform X3, whose amino-acid sequence MGTKVQYKNCLPGYYSMRDLNEDSSSSSWPLFYGDNTVTNGQYFNGYTPRTTIDDHPRYEKDALKRKMLEHETVFRNQVHELHRLYRIQRDMMEEVKKKEFHLQASIEPSSSSSLRGSQKPSEDAQKWQMIGFPTTNSAYGRATILGVEVANSPMSCTIGNDTQPSQFPFKNGSSSKDREGLDSRPLKVRKKLFDLHRPAEEYEDTEEGGGHFEHNSTTSAKSSMKLVLDNQAGVKVPINASASNCHFRGSIGLADLNEPFQYEESMAPSHFDFHGCHSSNGDTKRMNQSAKSSAGHLGAIHEKFLLNSSIGSKVNERDFYEAGFDKSYLSYMSQAPRQDKFPMLNQVNHPSGLLPSVCSRQDLWRDNPHHGADFSENSRDLSHTFFGSPSFTNSRTHSASSLAKSKNGFAQKLTTFEPPFNSAAAVDRGFQSFSQTRDEPFFGGKWRVDASYRLNPGLESEGKIVNGFYHGSASGFKETQALLPLAGFDSLKYSKDDKVVSDRSTNHGFGTFEKRESYNEDSKPALDINLNEVVSSSPNDIVIVEDLNLSHGKIKPEYHLPALPWLRPKPANGNKRCSSYVPDSSNQLCCSRETIGDLNQPVTATDTLAPSDRRVTEKNLNAETQNVEKILGFPIFAMISPKEEPISRVSASTIVNYAAIVSTKRVNRIIDINVECEPDEQIADEEPTVEKPTKNTCYIDLNSFVSDCEDPPVPSFESKNNSVKVTLEIDLEAPVLLESKDDAAEAEKKVPEDISLPVSENNAEPIHDEVLQNAADAMLSISSSCPRVNVSEASLAESLLWFVNAMSLCAVELEHVSGKELRAGVAYPQQEFSKETDEFEEMTLQLLETKKEDHAPKLFVPEVQIEKDEGTSHTLATRSRRGHSRRGRQRKDFQRDILPGLTSLSRHEVTEDLQTFGGIMKATGHQWNSGLTRRNGTRNNGARGRRRLVVETVTTTVPSTVCAPLMPQLNDIESGLEDRSLTGWGKTTRRPRRQRFPAGNTSTVASA is encoded by the exons ATGGGAACAAAAGTACAGTACAAAAACTGCTTGCCAGGATATTACTCCATGAGAGACCTTAATGAGGATTCTAGCAGTAGTAGTTGGCCTTTATTTTACGGAGACAATACAGTAACAAATGGGCAGTATTTCAATGGATACACTCCGAGGACTACAATAGATGATCATCCACGGTATGAAAAGGATGCGTTGAAGCGGAAAATGCTTGAACACGAGACAGTTTTTAGAAATCAG GTACATGAACTCCACCGACTATATAGAATTCAAAGAGACATGATGGAAGAAGTAAAAAAGAAAGAATTTCATCTACAAGCTTCAATAGAgccatcatcatcatcaagtCTTCGAGGGTCTCAAAAGCCATCAGAAGATGCTCAAAAATGGCAGATGATAGGCTTTCCTACGACAAATTCTGCTTATGGTAGAGCAACTATTTTGGGGGTCGAG GTTGCTAATTCTCCCATGAGTTGTACTATTGGTAACGACACTCAGCCCAGTCAGTTTCCATTCAAGAATGGGTCTTCTTCAAAGGATCGTGAAGGATTGGATTCAAGACCTTTGAAGGTGAGGAAGAAGCTCTTTGATCTTCATCGTCCGGCTGAAGAGTATGAAGATACTGAAGAAGGGGGGGGACACTTTGAGCACAATTCAACAACTTCGGCAAAAAGTAGCATGAAGTTAGTGCTCGACAATCAAGCTGGTGTAAAGGTTCCAATAAATGCTTCAGCTTCCAATTGTCATTTTAGGGGCTCGATTGGGTTGGCTGACTTGAATGAACCCTTTCAGTATGAAGAATCAATGGCTCCATCACATTTTGATTTCCACGGTTGTCATTCCAGTAATGGAGACACTAAACGGATGAATCAGTCTGCTAAATCAAGTGCTGGACATCTAGGAGCAATCCATGAGAAATTTTTGTTAAACTCGTCTATTGGAAGTAAAGTTAATGAGAGGGACTTCTATGAAGCAG GATTCGACAAAAGCTACCTCAGTTATATGAGTCAAGCACCGCGACAAGATAAGTTTCCTATGCTTAACCAGGTTAATCATCCTTCTGGATTATTACCATCTGTTTGTAGTAGACAAGATCTTTGGAGAGACAATCCTCACCATGGTGCAGATTTTTCAGAAAACAGTCGTGATCTCTCTCACACATTCTTTGGTTCACCTTCTTTTACCAATTCACGGACACATTCCGCCTCATCTTTGGCGAAGTCAAAAAATGGCTTTGCCCAAAAGTTAACTACATTTGAACCCCCTTTCAATTCAGCTGCGGCAGTGGATAGAGGTTTTCAGTCATTTTCTCAGACTCGGGATGAGCCTTTTTTTGGAGGAAAGTGGCGAGTTGATGCGAGTTATAGATTGAATCCAGGTTTAGAGAGCGAAGGAAAAATTGTAAATGGATTTTACCATGGGTCTGCCTCAGGATtcaaagaaacacaagctctCTTGCCATTGGCTGGCTTTGATTCTCTCAAATATAGTAAGGATGATAAAGTAGTATCTGACCGCTCGACTAATCATGGATTTGGAACTTTTGAAAAACGTGAATCGTATAATGAAGATTCAAAGCCTGCACTAGATATTAACTTGAATGAGGTGGTTTCAAGCTCACCAAATGACATAGTGATCGTGGAAGATCTCAATTTGTCTCATGGAAAGATTAAACCGGAATATCATCTGCCGGCATTGCCTTGGCTTCGACCTAAGCCAGCTAATGGCAATAAAAGATGTTCGAGTTATGTTCCGGATTCTTCCAATCAATTGTGTTGTAGCCGTGAAACAATTGGAGATCTTAATCAACCGGTCACAGCAACAGATACGTTGGCTCCAAGTGATCGTCGAGTTACCGAGAAGAACTTGAATGCCGAGACTCAAAATGTTGAGAAAATTCTTGGTTTTCCCATTTTTGCAATGATTTCTCCAAAAGAGGAGCCGATATCCCGTGTTTCCGCATCTACTATTGTCAATTATGCTGCAATCGTCAGCACCAAAAGGGTGAACAGAATAATTGATATTAATGTAGAGTGTGAGCCAGATGAGCAGATAGCTGATGAGGAACCGACTGTAGAAAAACCAACAAAAAACACATGCTACATTGATTTGAACTCCTTTGTCAGTGATTGTGAAGACCCTCCCGTGCCCTCGTTTGAAAGCAAGAATAACAGTGTCAAGGTAACTTTGGAGATAGATTTAGAAGCTCCCGTTTTACTTGAGAGCAAGGATGATGCCGCAGAGGCCGAAAAAAAGGTGCCAGAAGATATATCATTACCAGTATCAGAAAATAATGCTGAACCTATTCACGATGAAGTTCTTCAAAATGCAGCAGATGCAATGCTTtccatatcatcatcttgtccACGTGTCAATGTATCCGAAGCTTCCTTGGCTGAGTCGCTCCTCTGGTTTGTAAATGCCATGTCATTATGCGCAGTTGAACTCGAACATGTATCTGGTAAGGAATTGCGAGCTGGAGTCGCCTACCCACAGCAAGAGTTTTCCAAGGAGACAGATGAATTCGAAGAGATGACGTTGCAACTACTGGAAACTAAAAAAGAAGACCATGCGCCTAAGCTCTTCGTACCCGAAGTGCAAATAGAAAAAGATGAGGGGACCAGCCACACGTTAGCAACTAGATCACGAAGGGGTCATTCGAGGCGAGGAAGGCAGCGGAAGGATTTCCAGCGGGACATACTTCCTGGTCTAACATCATTGTCAAGGCACGAAGTGACTGAGGATCTTCAAACTTTTGGAGGGATAATGAAAGCCACAGGCCATCAGTGGAATTCAGGATTGACACGAAGAAACGGGACCAGAAACAATGGTGCTAGAGGGAGGCGACGCTTGGTAGTTGAAACTGTCACTACCACCGTTCCAAGCACGGTTTGTGCTCCATTGATGCCCCAACTGAATGACATTGAATCTGGTTTGGAGGATAGGAGCCTAACCGGGTGGGGAAAGACGACAAGACGCCCCCGAAGACAGAGATTTCCGGCAGGCAATACCTCTACTGTTGCATCAGCATAA
- the LOC142555275 gene encoding uncharacterized protein LOC142555275: MITNRGGMPTDNVDSVVTLDQVPRWSDSEYRYSYENEDPAFSNSCFADPLTSAAEGENGGNGMVSRFPVDQEINSKIYLWRGNPWNLEVEAVINSSNENLDETHSSPGLHAAAGPGLAEECASLGGCRTGMAKVTNAYDLPARRVIHTVGPKYAVKYHTAAENALSHCYRSCLELLIENGLQSIAMGCIYTETKSYPREPAAHVAIRTVRRFIEKQKDKIHALVFCTTTASDTEIYKRLLPLYFPRDKHEAEIAISKLPADVGDENGETVIDERKIRIKPLPNLRKSGPTSAQISTDLPVSGIGVARQDSSCLDSYLDPAFMSLIKDPDQRRREQWQKAAQARSGWNFAKMLGYGDLGGHPLSAAEEYSLHSRYLAKANSLNLSEIAEMKIVYRGGVDSEGHPVMVVVGAHFLLRCLDLERFVLYVVKELEPLIQKPYTIVYFHSAASLQTQPDLGWMKRLEQILGRKHQRNLHAIYVLHPTFGLKAAIFGLELMVDNVVWKKVVYVDRLLQLFRYVPREQLTIPDFVFQHDLEVNGGKGVIVDPRTKYVYQRP, encoded by the exons ATGATTACTAACAGAGGTGGCATGCCAACGGATAATGTGGATTCTGTGGTGACACTGGATCAAGTTCCACGCTGGAGTGATTCTGAATATCGATACTCATATGAGAACGAAGATCCTGCTTTTTCTAATTCATGTTTTGCGGACCCTTTGACATCTGCCGCTGAGGGAGAGAATGGTGGAAATGGGATGGTATCTAGATTTCCCGTGGATCAGGAAATCAACTCAAAGATATATCTCTGGAGGGGAAACCCCTGGAATCTCGAGGTGGAAGCTGTAATTAATTCATCCAACGAG AACCTAGATGAAACACACAGCAGCCCTGGTTTGCATGCCGCAGCTGGACCCGGTCTCGCAGAAGAATGTGCTTCATTA GGTGGCTGCCGAACAGGGATGGCAAAAGTTACTAATGCGTATGACCTTCCAGCAAG GAGGGTGATACATACTGTTGGTCCCAAGTATGCTGTAAAATATCATACAGCTGCAGAAAATGCTTTGAGTCATTGCTACCGCTCGTGTCTTGAACTTCTCATTGAAAATGGACTTCAGAG CATTGCTATGGGATGTATTTATACGGAAACCAAAAGTTATCCTCGAGAACCGGCAGCTCATGTGGCAATAC GAACTGTGAGACGATTTATTGAGAAACAGAAGGATAAAATCCATGCACTTGTATTTTGTACTACAACAGCGTCCGATACAGAGATATATAAGAG ATTGCTTCCACTATACTTTCCACGAGATAAACACGAAGCAGAAATAGCTATTTCAAAGCTTCCGGCAGATGTTGGAGATGAAAATGGTGAAACAGTCATCGATGAACGCAAAATCAGAATCAAACCTTTACCCAATTTGAGGAAGAGTGGTCCAACTTCTGCGCAAATCTCAACTGATCTTCCAGTCAGTGGTATTGGAGTGGCTAGACA GGACTCGTCGTGCTTGGACTCATATTTAGACCCTGCCTTTATGTCCTTGATAAAAGATCCAGATCAGAGACGCAGAGAACAGTGGCAAAAGGCAGCACAGGCACGAAGTGGTTGGAATTTTGCCAAAATGCTTGGATATGGTGATCTTGGGGGTCATCCCTTGTCTGCTGCTGAAGAATATTCTCTTCATTCTAGATATCTAGCAAAAGCCAATTCACTCAATCTCTCTGAAATCGCCGAAATGAAAATTGT TTACCGAGGTGGCGTTGATAGCGAAGGCCATCCAGTGATGGTGGTTGTTGGTGCACATTTTCTACTTAGATGTCTTGATCTAGAGCGGTTCGTGCTGTATGTCGTAAAG GAGTTAGAGCCCTTAATACAAAAGCCTTACACCATAGTTTATTTCCACTCTGCGGCATCTTTGCAGAC GCAACCAGATTTGGGATGGATGAAGAGATTAGAACAAATACTTGGTCGGAAACACCAGCGTAATCTTCAT GCAATATATGTCCTTCATCCAACCTTTGGGTTGAAAGCTGCTATATTTGGTTTGGAGTTGATGGTAGATAACGTG GTGTGGAAAAAGGTAGTGTATGTTGATCGTCTTCTTCAGCTATTCAGATACGTTCCACGTGAACAATTGACCATTCCAGATTTTGTGTTTCA GCATGATTTAGAAGTGAATGGAGGAAAGGGTGTCATtgtggatccaagaacaaaatatGTGTATCAACGGCCATAA